Within the Dechloromonas denitrificans genome, the region CGCTGTGGATGCGGGTCTTGCCGGCGATGGCGAAGTTGCTGTCTTCGCCGCTTTCGAAGGTGGTGGTTTCGCCGTTGGCATATTGCAGGTTCTGGCCGGCGACGCTGGCGAAGTCGCCTTTGGCGGCCTGGATGATGGCCGGGTCGGTGAGGTGGGGGACTTTGTTTTGGCCGGTGGCGGTGTTCTTGGCGTCGGCGTCGCTGAGCGCGGCGTTCTGATCCTTGGCGTCCGCCATGCCGCTCGCCACTTTGTGCAGGGCCTTGAGCGGTGCGGCGCTGTCGTCGATGGTGCTTTTGTTTTGCCCGATGCTGCCGATGGCGCTGGCGAGCTTGACGGTCTGGTGAGTGCCGGCGGCTTGGCTGAGGGTTTGGGCCAGGGTGTCGGCTTGTTTGAGCAGCGCCATGGCCGGGGCCATGTCGCCGGCCGGGGTGCCGGGTGTGCCATGGGGCCAGGTGCTCATGATCAAACCGCGGCCGGCGCGCAGCGCGCCGTAGGCGTCGGTTCGGAGTTCGGTGCCGGTGCCGCGGAAGCTGCCACGGTAGTTATCGGCCTGGTGAACCAGATGGCCGAGGTTGAGTTCGCTGCTGTGTTGCGTCGATTTGAGCTGGATGCGTTGCTGGTTGTCGGTGTCGTCCATGACCAGCTGGTTGAAACCGGCACCGCCGAATTCCTTGCTCTTGAAGCCGGTCAGGGCGGACGGATGGTTGTGGCTGCTTTCGGCGGCGCCGTGCCAGGCCGGACTGTTGCCGCCGGCGAGGTTGCCCTGGCCGCTGGTGCGCTGGTCGCTGGCTTGTTCAAAGACCGAGGTGTCGCTTTCGCCTGAAGTACCGCCCGGCGTGGCGGCGATACCGCCTTCGCCTTGGCCGTTGTAGAGGGCGCCCATCAGGTAGGGGCGGTCGATGTCGCCACCGAGGAAGTCGACAAGGACTTCCTGACCGATCCGCGGCAGCCATTGCCAGCCCATGCCCGGGCCGGCCTGTCGGCTGAGGACGCGGATCCAGCAGGAATCCCTGTCATCTGATGCTTCGGCTTGTTGCCAGTGGAAGCGGATCTTGACGCGACCGAGGGCGTCGCACCACAACTCGTCGCTGCCATTGGCGGCGGTTTCGCCGTTCGGCCCGACGACCAGGGCGCTCATCGGTCCTGGCGCGGTCGGCCGGGGGTTGAGGCGGGCACCGGTGTCGTCTACTAAACGGGGGCGCCACGGGGTCTTGTTGCGCAGTGCGGCGAAGCGGTTGGCGTAGCCGCGTTCGCTGGCCAGCTCGAGGAGTTCGGCCGGCAGCCGCGCCGGGGCGCGCAGCGGCTCGATGAGGTCGCCGGTGGCCAGGGCGCGGGGGTCGTCGATCAGTTGGCTTTGCCCGAGACGGCTGGCGATGGCGCTGATGGACTGGCCGGTGAGGTTGTTGATGCCGAGGTGGGTGACCTCGGTGATGACGTAGCCGGCGGGGCCGTCGTTCGGGGCGTCGGGTTGGCTCGGCAGGCCGAGCAGGTCGAGGCGGGTGCCGGGGCGCAGGCTGCGCACGGTACCCCGGCCGAGCCAGGTCTGGTAGCGGGCTTCGAGGGCTTCCATGGCAAGCCGGCCATAACGTTCTGCTTCGCCGCTGTTGGCGAAGGCGTAGAGTCCGCTGTCGTCGTAGGATTCGAGGACCGGGGCGCGCGGGCTGCCGTATGTCTGGGCGGTCGGTACGCTGGTGCTGATGCTGCGCTTGGCTTTGTAGTCGTAGCCGAGCTGGGTGGCGAGGGTGCTGAAGAGTCGACGGTGTTCGCCAAAGGCGAGGATGACGTCCTGATCTTCCTGCGAGTCGGCCCGGTGATAACGGATGCCCTGGCCTCCGTTAGCCGATTGCGACAGCACGTCTTCCGGGAAACGCTGGCTGTCGGCGAAGAGGCGGATGCGATGGCCGCCGGGTGCCGCTGGATCTTCTTCAGCTGCCCAGCCGAGGCCTTCTTCAGCGAGCACGCGGGAGACGAAGGCGTAGTCGGATTCGTTGTACTGGACGCAGTAGCTGCGCGACCGTGTGTCGGCCATGAACGGTGCGACATCGTCGGACCACTGCCAGCCGGCGATGTCGGCATAGTCGGCGAAGACGGCTTCGACGATATCGATCACCGTGCAGTTCTGGAAAACCCGGTTGTGCCGGCCGCGGCTGAGCAACCACAGCCAGGGTATGACGATCAGGCGGTAGCGGGTGAAGCCGCCGTCGGAACCAAGCTTGAGGGCGGCGCGGACGTAGCCGCTGCGCGGGCTGGTGCTGCCATCGGAAAGCCGGGTGACGAGGCTGACGGCGCGACCGATAAAGCGCTTGAGTTCGAGATGGACGTCGGTCGATAGCAGATCGATGCCGTATTCAAAACCGGCCGAGAGACTTTCCTGGCCCCACCAGGCTTCAACCGGCAGCTCCGGCCCGGCTTCGTCACGCCAGGTCAGGCTGTAGAGACGGGTCTCGGAGGTGAATGGTTCGAGCATGAGGTCAGCGCCTGAAAGTTGAGGTTTGACAGAACGAAACGCCATCAATCAATGACAATTGCGTAGCCGGGCATTTTACGCAATTTGGCTGAATGACGTTGATTTTTTTGCCGTTGGCATGATCGTCGCTCAGACAGCGATGCCCCCTCGCTGCGCCGCCACCGTCAGTAGCCCCGACAGGACTTTCAGGGCTGTCGGATAAATCGCAGTTATTAATCCGAGATGCTATTGACAGTCATTCTCATCTATATAAAATAGGAACTGTTCGCATTTGAACGCCCACCCTTCTCCAGGGAGTCGATCCATGTATGTCTGTGTTTGTCAGGCCGTTACCGACCGCCAGATTCGCGAGGCCGCCGAAGGTGGCGCGCGCACGCTCAGGGACTTGCGGCGCGATCTCGGGGTAACGCGCGATTGCGGACGATGTGCCTCGTGCGCCCACGAATGCCTGCAGGAAGCCCACGCCGATCTGGGCAAGCCGGGCAAGGTGATGCGCAAGGCGGCTTGAATACCGTATCGGATGGACGATCAGGGGGCTGCTGCCCCCTTTTTTACGCGCGCCGATTGCCGCCCTTTACCACTTCGCTTCGAGCGTCAGCATATAGCTCGCCATCCCCGGCGTGAAACCATCTTCAGTTCGCAACAAGGCACCGCTGCCGTCGGTCTCGGTCAGGTAGT harbors:
- a CDS encoding (2Fe-2S)-binding protein, with the protein product MYVCVCQAVTDRQIREAAEGGARTLRDLRRDLGVTRDCGRCASCAHECLQEAHADLGKPGKVMRKAA
- a CDS encoding type VI secretion system Vgr family protein, whose protein sequence is MLEPFTSETRLYSLTWRDEAGPELPVEAWWGQESLSAGFEYGIDLLSTDVHLELKRFIGRAVSLVTRLSDGSTSPRSGYVRAALKLGSDGGFTRYRLIVIPWLWLLSRGRHNRVFQNCTVIDIVEAVFADYADIAGWQWSDDVAPFMADTRSRSYCVQYNESDYAFVSRVLAEEGLGWAAEEDPAAPGGHRIRLFADSQRFPEDVLSQSANGGQGIRYHRADSQEDQDVILAFGEHRRLFSTLATQLGYDYKAKRSISTSVPTAQTYGSPRAPVLESYDDSGLYAFANSGEAERYGRLAMEALEARYQTWLGRGTVRSLRPGTRLDLLGLPSQPDAPNDGPAGYVITEVTHLGINNLTGQSISAIASRLGQSQLIDDPRALATGDLIEPLRAPARLPAELLELASERGYANRFAALRNKTPWRPRLVDDTGARLNPRPTAPGPMSALVVGPNGETAANGSDELWCDALGRVKIRFHWQQAEASDDRDSCWIRVLSRQAGPGMGWQWLPRIGQEVLVDFLGGDIDRPYLMGALYNGQGEGGIAATPGGTSGESDTSVFEQASDQRTSGQGNLAGGNSPAWHGAAESSHNHPSALTGFKSKEFGGAGFNQLVMDDTDNQQRIQLKSTQHSSELNLGHLVHQADNYRGSFRGTGTELRTDAYGALRAGRGLIMSTWPHGTPGTPAGDMAPAMALLKQADTLAQTLSQAAGTHQTVKLASAIGSIGQNKSTIDDSAAPLKALHKVASGMADAKDQNAALSDADAKNTATGQNKVPHLTDPAIIQAAKGDFASVAGQNLQYANGETTTFESGEDSNFAIAGKTRIHSGQAIGLLAGAIKAGDGNTGIKLIAAKDDLELQAQSDEMKFLAKKEMKLVSANANIDFAAAKKIHLAVAGGASITIDGGITVQCPGTITVHASKKSFSGPESSPFALPEMPRESMLFDEKFQLTDTVGDPLANMRLEIIKPDGTKTPVVTDAQGMIPLQQGFNIEKLTIRVLGRISSGGAQ